Proteins encoded by one window of Streptomyces sp. ALI-76-A:
- a CDS encoding UvrD-helicase domain-containing protein has protein sequence MAAQAQQETAVHDSAQEVHQDSVRKREISVEQAHLNRVYQRLEEKIHEAEFLMNDAAKRGQVGTPGALAERDAQVFRAGVHLNRLNNEFEDFLFGRIDLLPGKDGRKGPDGAYTAVEPAEGAVRDDNTAEIAETLHIGRIGVLDQDYSPLVIDWRAPAAAPFYRSTPVDPGRVVRRRVIRSKGRRVLGVEDDLMRPELKAFLGGDELPVIGDGALMAALGQARTHTMRDIVASIQAEQDLVIRAPAASVTYVEGGPGTGKTAVALHRAAYLLYQDRRRYAGGILIVSPTPLLVAYTEGVLPSLGEEGQVAIRAIGSLVDGVEATQYDSPAVARAKGSYRMLKVLRKAARGALEPYDAPARLRVVAFGRRLELEAAELDRVRQNALGGTAPVNLLRPRVRKLLLDALWARSGAAGRHTDPELAAELRSSFDEDVSSEDAFIEFLDAWWPELTPKAVLAAMADERRLGRWARRILNPGEVRKVARSLRRDGHSVHDIAMLDELQAIVGAPARPRRRRELDPLDQLTGLEELMPVREETQRERAERLAQERTEYAHVIVDEAQDVTPMQWRMLGRRGRHATWTVVGDPAQSSWSDPDEAAQARDEALGSRPRRRFELTVNYRNPAEIAELAAKVLALAMPGAESPSAVRSTGVQPRFAVVRDSLAQTVRAEAARLLDLVDGTVGVVVAMNRREEARRWLAGLGDRVVALGSLEAKGLEYDATVVVSPAEIADESPAGLRVLYVALTRATQQLTVVSGERDAPDATGLPDLLRD, from the coding sequence GTGGCCGCTCAGGCTCAGCAGGAAACCGCGGTTCACGACTCCGCCCAGGAAGTCCACCAGGACTCCGTGCGGAAGCGAGAGATCAGCGTCGAACAGGCACACCTGAACCGTGTGTACCAGCGCCTCGAGGAGAAGATCCACGAGGCCGAATTCCTCATGAACGACGCGGCCAAGCGCGGTCAGGTCGGCACGCCCGGCGCGCTCGCCGAACGGGACGCCCAGGTCTTCCGGGCGGGGGTGCACCTCAACCGCCTCAACAACGAGTTCGAGGACTTCCTCTTCGGCCGCATCGACCTGCTGCCGGGCAAGGACGGCAGGAAGGGGCCCGACGGCGCCTACACCGCCGTGGAACCCGCCGAGGGCGCCGTGCGGGACGACAACACCGCCGAGATCGCCGAGACCCTGCACATCGGCCGCATCGGTGTCCTCGACCAGGACTACAGCCCGCTGGTCATCGACTGGCGGGCGCCCGCCGCCGCCCCGTTCTACCGCTCCACCCCGGTCGACCCGGGGCGGGTGGTGCGCCGGCGCGTCATCCGCTCCAAGGGGCGCAGGGTGCTCGGCGTCGAGGACGATCTGATGCGTCCCGAGCTGAAGGCGTTCCTCGGCGGCGACGAACTGCCCGTGATCGGCGACGGGGCCCTGATGGCCGCCCTCGGCCAGGCGCGCACCCACACCATGCGGGACATCGTCGCCTCCATCCAGGCCGAGCAGGACCTGGTGATCCGCGCCCCCGCCGCCTCCGTGACGTACGTCGAGGGCGGCCCGGGCACCGGCAAGACGGCCGTCGCCCTGCACCGGGCGGCCTACCTGCTCTACCAGGACCGGCGCCGGTACGCGGGCGGCATCCTGATCGTCTCCCCGACCCCGCTGCTCGTCGCGTACACCGAGGGCGTGCTGCCCTCCCTCGGCGAGGAGGGCCAGGTCGCCATCCGGGCGATCGGCTCGCTCGTCGACGGCGTCGAGGCGACCCAGTACGACTCCCCGGCGGTGGCCCGCGCCAAGGGCTCGTACCGCATGCTGAAGGTGCTGCGGAAGGCCGCCCGCGGAGCCCTGGAGCCGTACGACGCGCCGGCCCGGCTCAGAGTCGTCGCCTTCGGGCGGCGGCTGGAGCTGGAGGCCGCCGAGCTCGACCGCGTCCGGCAGAACGCCCTCGGCGGCACCGCCCCCGTGAACCTGCTGCGTCCCCGCGTCCGCAAGCTGCTCCTGGACGCCCTGTGGGCGCGGTCCGGCGCGGCCGGCCGGCACACCGACCCCGAGCTGGCCGCCGAGCTGCGGTCCTCCTTCGACGAGGACGTCAGCTCCGAGGACGCCTTCATCGAGTTCCTCGACGCCTGGTGGCCGGAGCTGACCCCGAAGGCCGTCCTCGCCGCGATGGCCGACGAGCGGCGCCTCGGCCGCTGGGCCCGCCGGATCCTCAACCCCGGAGAGGTCCGCAAGGTGGCCCGCTCCCTGCGCCGGGACGGCCACTCCGTGCACGACATCGCCATGCTCGACGAGCTCCAGGCGATCGTCGGCGCCCCGGCCCGCCCGCGCCGCAGACGTGAGCTGGACCCGCTCGACCAGCTCACCGGCCTGGAGGAGCTGATGCCGGTCCGCGAGGAGACCCAGCGCGAGCGGGCCGAGCGGCTCGCCCAGGAACGCACCGAGTACGCGCACGTCATCGTCGACGAGGCCCAGGACGTCACCCCGATGCAGTGGCGGATGCTCGGCCGCCGGGGCCGGCACGCCACCTGGACGGTCGTCGGCGACCCGGCCCAGTCCTCCTGGTCCGACCCCGACGAGGCGGCCCAGGCCCGTGACGAGGCGCTCGGCAGCCGTCCGCGCCGCCGCTTCGAGCTGACCGTGAACTACCGCAACCCGGCCGAGATCGCCGAACTGGCCGCCAAGGTGCTGGCGCTGGCCATGCCGGGCGCCGAGTCCCCCTCGGCGGTGCGCTCCACCGGCGTCCAGCCGCGCTTCGCCGTCGTACGGGACTCCCTCGCGCAGACCGTCCGGGCCGAGGCCGCCCGGCTGCTCGACCTCGTCGACGGCACGGTCGGCGTGGTCGTCGCCATGAACCGCCGCGAGGAGGCCCGGCGCTGGCTCGCCGGGCTCGGCGACCGCGTGGTGGCCCTCGGCAGCCTGGAGGCCAAGGGGCTGGAGTACGACGCGACGGTGGTCGTCTCCCCGGCGGAGATCGCGGACGAGTCCCCGGCCGGGCTGCGGGTGCTCTACGTCGCTCTCACCCGGGCGACGCAGCAGCTCACGGTGGTGTCGGGGGAGCGGGACGCGCCCGACGCGACCGGGCTGCCGGACCTGCTGCGGGACTGA
- a CDS encoding ABATE domain-containing protein codes for MALGTATDAYELRFDAGRICLDLLATTHPVERLHSVAALRAWIAASGLVPAGTGLTHADASWLAGFRELRGRVRKLVPGGLAPEGRPYDLALARVNELARAAPPAPVAVPGEDGTLVRELAAPPECAGLLGAVARDVVELLTDPVARAGLRRCEGDNCPLVYLDTSRGRRRRWCSSEVCGNRERVARHRRRTAPTRA; via the coding sequence ATGGCACTGGGTACGGCCACCGACGCGTACGAGCTGAGGTTCGACGCCGGGCGGATCTGTCTGGACCTCCTCGCCACCACCCACCCCGTCGAACGCCTCCACTCGGTCGCGGCGCTGCGCGCCTGGATCGCCGCGTCCGGACTGGTCCCGGCGGGCACCGGGCTGACGCACGCCGACGCCTCCTGGCTCGCCGGGTTCCGTGAACTGCGCGGCCGGGTACGGAAGTTGGTGCCCGGCGGACTCGCCCCCGAGGGGCGCCCGTACGACCTCGCGCTCGCCCGGGTCAACGAACTCGCCCGCGCCGCCCCGCCCGCCCCGGTCGCCGTACCCGGCGAGGACGGCACGCTCGTACGGGAGTTGGCCGCCCCGCCCGAGTGCGCGGGGCTGCTCGGTGCCGTCGCGCGGGACGTCGTGGAGCTGCTCACCGACCCGGTCGCGCGGGCCGGGCTGCGCCGGTGCGAAGGGGACAACTGCCCCCTCGTCTACCTCGACACGTCACGGGGGCGCAGGAGGCGCTGGTGCTCCAGTGAGGTCTGCGGAAACCGCGAAAGGGTGGCCCGGCACCGCCGCCGCACGGCACCCACCCGCGCCTGA
- a CDS encoding zf-HC2 domain-containing protein — translation MSVYGGSQGFGTGGSGMSGPMMGSPGPNEHETVGAYALGILDDAEATAFEVHLAGCEWCAQQLDELAGMEPMLAALADLPGSGTPAIGESLSAKPSPRLVNKLVDEVAERRAQKRRRGFYMVAAAAALIVAGPFAAVATSGGDSEGGGNQVLAANPSKDLFGTIEDKVSATDPTTNVSATVALQKKLWGTEPVLELKGVKGPLKCSLIFVGKNGERETATTWSVPPAGYGLPDATTEQARNPLYITGGVSMTPDETDRIEVVDFADGKKLVEIDV, via the coding sequence ATGAGTGTTTACGGGGGATCACAGGGATTCGGTACGGGTGGTTCGGGTATGTCTGGCCCCATGATGGGATCTCCGGGTCCGAACGAACACGAGACCGTAGGCGCCTACGCACTCGGCATCCTCGACGACGCCGAGGCAACCGCCTTCGAGGTCCATCTCGCCGGCTGCGAGTGGTGCGCCCAGCAACTCGACGAGCTCGCCGGGATGGAGCCGATGCTGGCCGCCCTCGCGGACCTGCCGGGCTCCGGCACCCCCGCCATCGGCGAGTCGCTCTCCGCCAAGCCCAGCCCGCGCCTGGTGAACAAGCTGGTCGACGAGGTCGCCGAACGCCGCGCCCAGAAGCGCCGGCGCGGCTTCTACATGGTGGCGGCCGCGGCCGCGCTCATCGTCGCCGGCCCGTTCGCCGCCGTGGCGACGAGCGGCGGCGACTCGGAGGGCGGCGGCAACCAGGTCCTCGCGGCCAACCCCTCCAAGGACCTCTTCGGCACCATCGAGGACAAGGTCTCGGCGACCGACCCCACGACGAACGTCAGTGCGACCGTCGCCCTGCAGAAGAAGCTCTGGGGCACCGAGCCGGTGCTCGAGCTCAAGGGGGTCAAGGGCCCGCTCAAGTGCTCCCTGATCTTCGTCGGGAAGAACGGCGAGCGTGAGACGGCCACCACCTGGTCCGTCCCGCCCGCGGGCTACGGCCTCCCGGACGCCACCACCGAGCAGGCCCGGAACCCGCTCTACATCACCGGCGGCGTGTCCATGACCCCCGACGAGACGGACCGCATCGAGGTCGTCGACTTCGCCGACGGGAAGAAGCTCGTCGAGATCGACGTATGA
- a CDS encoding NAD-dependent malic enzyme yields the protein MATAPSVSYSMTVRLEVPASGTAVSQLTGAVESHGGSVTGLDVTASGHEKLRIDVTIAATSTAHADEIVEQLRDIEGVTLGKVSDRTFLMHLGGKIEMQSKHPIRNRDDLSMIYTPGVARVCMAIAENPEDARRLTIKRNSVAVVTDGSAVLGLGNIGPKAALPVMEGKAALFKRFAGIDAWPLCLDTQDTDAIVEIVKAIAPGFAGINLEDISAPRCFEIEARLREALDIPVFHDDQHGTAIVVLAALTNALRVAGKAIENIRVVMSGAGAAGTAILKLLIAAGLKNAVVADIHGVVHAGREDLVDTAPDSALRWIADNTNPEGLTGTLKAAVRGADVFIGVSAPNVLDGDDVAAMADNAIVFALANPDPEVDPAIARQTAAVVATGRSDFPNQINNVLVFPGVFRGLLDAQSRTVNTDMMIAAAKALADVVSEDELNANYIIPSVFNDKVAGAVAGAVREAAKAAGAAAPSAS from the coding sequence ATGGCAACGGCGCCCAGCGTCTCCTACTCGATGACGGTCCGGCTGGAGGTGCCCGCGAGCGGAACCGCGGTCTCCCAGCTCACCGGGGCCGTCGAGTCCCACGGAGGCTCGGTGACCGGCCTCGACGTGACCGCCTCCGGCCACGAGAAGCTCCGGATCGACGTCACCATCGCGGCCACCTCCACCGCGCACGCCGACGAGATCGTCGAGCAGCTGCGCGACATCGAGGGCGTCACGCTGGGCAAGGTCTCGGACCGTACGTTCCTCATGCACCTCGGCGGCAAGATCGAGATGCAGTCCAAGCACCCCATCCGCAACCGTGACGACCTCTCGATGATCTACACGCCGGGTGTCGCCCGGGTCTGCATGGCGATCGCCGAGAACCCCGAGGACGCCCGCCGCCTCACCATCAAGCGCAACTCCGTTGCGGTCGTGACGGACGGCTCGGCCGTGCTGGGCCTCGGCAACATCGGCCCCAAGGCCGCCCTGCCGGTGATGGAGGGCAAGGCGGCCCTCTTCAAGCGGTTCGCCGGTATCGACGCCTGGCCGCTGTGCCTGGACACCCAGGACACCGACGCGATCGTCGAGATCGTCAAGGCCATCGCGCCCGGCTTCGCCGGCATCAACCTGGAGGACATCTCCGCGCCGCGCTGCTTCGAGATCGAGGCGCGGCTGCGGGAGGCCCTCGACATCCCCGTCTTCCACGACGACCAGCACGGCACGGCGATCGTGGTGCTGGCCGCCCTGACGAACGCGCTGCGTGTCGCGGGCAAGGCGATCGAGAACATCCGGGTCGTCATGTCCGGCGCCGGCGCGGCCGGTACGGCCATCCTCAAGCTGCTGATCGCGGCGGGCCTGAAGAACGCCGTCGTCGCCGACATCCACGGCGTGGTCCACGCCGGCCGCGAGGACCTGGTGGACACCGCCCCGGACTCGGCGCTGCGCTGGATCGCCGACAACACCAACCCCGAGGGTCTCACCGGCACGCTGAAGGCGGCCGTGCGCGGCGCGGACGTCTTCATCGGCGTCTCCGCCCCGAACGTCCTCGACGGCGACGACGTGGCCGCCATGGCCGACAACGCGATCGTGTTCGCGCTCGCGAACCCGGATCCCGAGGTGGACCCGGCAATCGCCCGCCAGACGGCGGCTGTTGTGGCCACCGGCCGCTCGGACTTCCCGAACCAGATCAACAACGTGCTGGTCTTCCCGGGCGTCTTCCGCGGTCTGCTGGACGCGCAGTCCCGCACGGTGAACACCGACATGATGATCGCGGCGGCGAAGGCCCTCGCGGACGTGGTGAGCGAGGACGAGCTGAACGCGAACTACATCATCCCGAGCGTCTTCAACGACAAGGTCGCGGGCGCGGTGGCCGGGGCGGTGCGGGAGGCCGCGAAGGCCGCGGGCGCGGCGGCTCCCTCGGCGTCGTAG
- a CDS encoding YqgE/AlgH family protein, translating to MTEVSSLTGRLLVATPALADPNFDRAVVLLLDHDEEGSLGVVLNRPTPVDVGDILEGWADLAGEPGVVFQGGPVSLDSALGVAVIPGGGSVDRAPLGWRRVHGAIGLVDLEAPPELLASALGSLRIFAGYAGWGPGQLEDELVEGAWYVVESEPGDVSSPSPERLWRAVLRRQRNELAMVATYPDDPSLN from the coding sequence ATGACCGAGGTGTCCTCGCTCACAGGGCGGTTGCTCGTGGCAACGCCCGCCCTGGCGGACCCGAACTTCGACCGTGCGGTGGTGCTCCTTCTCGACCACGACGAGGAGGGCTCCCTCGGTGTCGTCCTCAACCGTCCCACCCCGGTGGACGTCGGCGACATCCTGGAGGGCTGGGCGGACCTCGCCGGCGAACCCGGTGTCGTCTTCCAGGGCGGCCCGGTCTCCCTGGACTCGGCCCTCGGCGTCGCCGTCATCCCGGGCGGCGGATCCGTCGACCGGGCCCCGCTGGGCTGGCGCCGGGTGCACGGCGCGATCGGACTGGTCGACCTGGAGGCCCCGCCGGAACTGCTCGCCTCCGCCCTCGGCAGCCTGCGCATCTTCGCCGGTTACGCCGGCTGGGGCCCCGGCCAGCTGGAGGACGAGCTGGTCGAGGGAGCCTGGTACGTCGTCGAGTCGGAGCCCGGTGACGTCTCCTCCCCGTCCCCCGAGCGGCTGTGGCGCGCGGTCCTGCGCCGCCAGCGCAACGAGCTCGCGATGGTGGCCACGTACCCGGACGACCCTTCGCTCAACTGA
- a CDS encoding uroporphyrinogen-III synthase translates to MYDEQQRPNQGPLAGFTVGVTAARRADELGALLQRRGASVLHAPALRIVQLADDSELLAATKEVIDQAPDVVVATTAIGFRGWIEAADGWGLGEDLLARLRGVELLARGPKVKGAVRAAGLTEEWSPSSESMAEVLDRLLEEGVEDRRIAIQLHGEPLPGFVEALRAGGAEVLGIPVYRWMPPEDIGPVDRLLDATVSRGVDALTFTSAPAAASLLSRAEDRGLLPELLAALNHDVLSACVGPVTALPLQARGVDTVSPERFRLGPLVQLLCQELPGRARTLPIAGHRVEIRGHAVLVDGELKPVPPAGMSLMRALSRRPGWVVARSELLRALPGAGRDEHAVETAMARLRTALGAPKLIQTVVKRGYRLALDPAADAKYSDG, encoded by the coding sequence ATGTACGACGAACAGCAGCGACCGAACCAGGGGCCCCTCGCGGGGTTCACCGTGGGAGTGACCGCCGCGCGCAGGGCCGACGAGCTGGGCGCACTGCTCCAGCGGCGCGGAGCCTCCGTCCTGCACGCCCCCGCCCTGCGCATCGTGCAGCTGGCCGACGACAGCGAGCTGCTGGCGGCGACCAAGGAGGTCATCGACCAGGCGCCGGACGTCGTGGTCGCCACGACCGCCATCGGCTTCCGGGGCTGGATCGAGGCCGCCGACGGCTGGGGCCTCGGCGAGGACCTGCTGGCCCGGCTGCGCGGGGTGGAACTGCTCGCGCGCGGCCCCAAGGTCAAGGGCGCGGTACGGGCCGCGGGACTGACCGAGGAGTGGTCGCCGTCCTCCGAGTCCATGGCCGAGGTGCTCGACCGGCTGCTGGAGGAGGGCGTCGAGGACCGCCGGATCGCCATCCAGCTGCACGGCGAGCCGCTGCCCGGGTTCGTGGAGGCGCTGCGGGCCGGGGGAGCGGAGGTGCTCGGGATCCCGGTGTACCGGTGGATGCCGCCGGAGGACATCGGACCGGTGGACCGGCTGCTGGACGCGACCGTCTCGCGCGGGGTGGACGCGCTCACCTTCACCAGTGCCCCGGCCGCCGCGTCGCTGCTGTCCCGCGCCGAGGACCGCGGTCTGCTGCCCGAACTGCTCGCCGCGCTCAACCACGACGTGCTGTCGGCGTGTGTCGGCCCGGTCACCGCGCTGCCGCTCCAGGCCCGGGGCGTCGACACGGTCTCGCCCGAGCGCTTCCGCCTCGGACCCCTGGTCCAGCTGCTGTGCCAGGAGTTGCCGGGACGGGCGCGCACCCTGCCGATCGCCGGTCACCGGGTGGAGATCCGGGGACACGCGGTGCTGGTGGACGGCGAGCTGAAGCCGGTCCCGCCGGCCGGGATGTCGCTCATGCGGGCGCTGTCCCGGCGCCCGGGATGGGTGGTGGCCCGCTCCGAGCTGCTGCGGGCGCTGCCCGGCGCCGGACGCGACGAGCACGCCGTGGAGACGGCCATGGCGCGTCTGCGGACGGCTCTGGGGGCGCCGAAGCTGATCCAGACGGTCGTCAAGCGCGGGTACCGGCTGGCGCTGGATCCGGCGGCCGACGCCAAGTACTCGGACGGCTGA
- a CDS encoding sigma-70 family RNA polymerase sigma factor: MSQPSEPDEELMRALYREHAGPLLAYVLRLVAGDRQRAEDVVQETLIRAWKNAGQLNRATGSVRPWLVTVARRIVIDGHRSRQARPQEVDPSPLEVIPAEDEIDKALWLMTLSDALDDLTPAHREVLVETYFKGRTVNEAAETLGIPSGTVRSRVFYALRSMKLALEERGVTA, translated from the coding sequence ATGTCCCAGCCCTCGGAGCCTGATGAGGAGCTGATGCGTGCGCTGTACAGAGAGCATGCCGGACCCCTCCTTGCGTATGTCCTCCGTCTGGTTGCCGGCGACCGGCAGAGAGCCGAGGACGTCGTGCAGGAGACACTCATCCGTGCCTGGAAGAACGCCGGCCAGCTCAATCGAGCGACCGGATCGGTACGCCCCTGGCTGGTGACGGTCGCCCGGCGCATCGTCATCGACGGCCACCGCAGCCGGCAGGCCCGGCCGCAGGAGGTCGATCCGTCGCCGCTGGAGGTCATCCCCGCGGAGGACGAGATCGACAAGGCGCTGTGGCTGATGACGTTGTCCGACGCGCTCGACGACCTGACCCCGGCTCACCGGGAGGTGCTCGTCGAGACGTATTTCAAGGGTCGTACCGTCAATGAGGCGGCCGAGACCCTGGGCATACCCAGCGGGACCGTCCGCTCCCGGGTGTTCTATGCCCTGCGGTCGATGAAGCTGGCGCTGGAGGAGCGGGGGGTGACGGCGTGA
- a CDS encoding HU family DNA-binding protein has protein sequence MNRSELVAALADRAEVTRKDADAVLAAFAETVGEIVAKGDEKVTIPGFLTFERTHRAARTARNPQTGDPIQIPAGYSVKVSAGSKLKEAAKGK, from the coding sequence ATGAACCGCAGTGAGCTGGTGGCCGCGCTGGCCGATCGCGCCGAGGTGACCCGCAAGGACGCCGACGCCGTTCTGGCCGCGTTCGCCGAGACCGTCGGCGAGATCGTCGCCAAGGGCGACGAGAAGGTCACCATCCCCGGCTTCCTGACCTTCGAGCGCACCCACCGTGCCGCTCGTACCGCGCGCAACCCGCAGACCGGCGACCCGATCCAGATCCCGGCCGGCTACAGCGTGAAGGTCTCCGCGGGCTCCAAGCTCAAGGAAGCCGCCAAGGGCAAGTAA
- a CDS encoding nitrate/nitrite transporter: MTAPSTAPAPPSRGGRWIQQWDPEDETFWKETGEKVAKRNLLFSVLSEHIGFSIWTMWSVLVLFMGPEYGLTPADKFLLTSMVTLVGAVVRVPYTFAVAIFGGRNWTIVSAALLLVPTVAAFTVMEPGTSFSTFLLVGLLAGIGGGNFASSMTNINAFFPLRKKGWALGLNAGGGNIGVPVLQLAGLAVIGASGGPRVLLGIYIPLIVVAAVLAALFMDNIENVKNDTGAAKDAAKDAHTWIMSFLYIGTFGSFIGYSFAFGQVLTNQFGRTPLEAAYVTFIGPLLGSLIRPLGGWLADKYGGAKITLYNYVAMGAATAVLIAASMEKSLALFTVAFVVLFVLTGLGNGSTFKMIPGIFQTKAVAKGLDGEAAAAYGRRLSGASMGLIGAVGALGGVGINLAFRQSFLSYGSGTGAFVAFLAFYAACFVVTWAVYLRRPAGRAADTTTTSEAKPQLNYAEV, encoded by the coding sequence ATGACAGCCCCTAGCACAGCCCCCGCACCCCCGAGCAGGGGCGGCCGCTGGATCCAGCAGTGGGATCCGGAGGACGAGACCTTCTGGAAGGAGACCGGAGAGAAGGTCGCCAAGCGCAACCTCTTGTTCTCCGTCCTCTCCGAGCACATCGGGTTCTCGATCTGGACCATGTGGTCCGTGCTGGTGCTCTTCATGGGCCCGGAGTACGGGCTCACCCCGGCCGACAAGTTCCTGCTGACCTCGATGGTGACGCTGGTCGGCGCCGTCGTCCGCGTCCCCTACACCTTCGCCGTCGCGATCTTCGGCGGACGGAACTGGACGATCGTCTCGGCCGCCCTCCTCCTCGTGCCCACCGTCGCCGCGTTCACGGTGATGGAACCGGGAACCTCCTTCAGCACGTTCCTGCTGGTCGGCCTGCTGGCCGGTATCGGCGGTGGCAACTTCGCGTCGTCGATGACCAACATCAACGCGTTCTTCCCGCTCCGTAAGAAGGGCTGGGCGCTGGGCCTCAACGCCGGCGGCGGCAACATCGGCGTGCCGGTGCTCCAGCTGGCCGGACTCGCCGTCATCGGCGCCAGCGGCGGTCCGCGGGTGCTGCTCGGGATCTACATCCCGCTCATCGTCGTCGCCGCCGTCCTCGCCGCGCTCTTCATGGACAACATCGAGAACGTGAAGAACGACACCGGCGCCGCGAAGGACGCCGCGAAGGACGCGCACACCTGGATCATGTCCTTCCTCTACATCGGCACCTTCGGTTCCTTCATCGGATACAGCTTCGCCTTCGGCCAGGTGCTGACCAACCAGTTCGGCCGGACCCCGCTGGAGGCGGCGTACGTCACCTTCATCGGCCCGCTGCTCGGCTCCTTGATCCGGCCCCTCGGCGGGTGGCTCGCCGACAAGTACGGCGGTGCGAAGATCACGCTGTACAACTACGTCGCCATGGGCGCGGCGACCGCCGTCCTCATCGCCGCCAGCATGGAGAAGTCGCTGGCCCTGTTCACCGTCGCGTTCGTGGTGCTGTTCGTCCTCACCGGCCTCGGCAACGGCTCGACGTTCAAGATGATCCCCGGCATCTTCCAGACGAAGGCCGTGGCCAAGGGCCTGGACGGGGAAGCGGCCGCCGCCTACGGACGCCGCCTCTCCGGTGCTTCCATGGGCCTGATCGGCGCGGTGGGCGCGCTCGGCGGCGTCGGCATCAACCTCGCCTTCCGCCAGTCCTTCCTCTCCTACGGCTCCGGGACCGGCGCCTTCGTCGCCTTCCTCGCCTTCTACGCGGCCTGCTTCGTGGTCACCTGGGCCGTATACCTTCGCCGCCCGGCCGGCCGCGCCGCGGACACGACCACCACCTCGGAGGCGAAGCCGCAGCTCAACTACGCGGAAGTGTGA
- the murA gene encoding UDP-N-acetylglucosamine 1-carboxyvinyltransferase has translation MTVNGNDDVLLVHGGTPLEGEIRVRGAKNLVPKAMVAALLGSEPSRLRNVPDIRDVRVVRGLLQLHGVTVRPGEEPGELVMDPSHVESANVADIDAHAGSSRIPILFCGPLLHRLGHAFIPGLGGCDIGGRPIDFHFEVLRQFGATIEKRVDGQYLEAPQRLRGTKIRLPYPSVGATEQVLLTAVLAEGVTELSNAAVEPEIEDLICVLQKMGAIIAMDTDRTIRVTGVDSLGGYDHGALPDRLEAASWASAALATEGNIYVKGAQQRSMMTFLNTYRKVGGAFRIDDGGIRFWHPGGQLKSIALETDVHPGFQTDWQQPLVVALTQATGLSIIHETVYESRLGFTSALNQMGAHIQLYRECLGSSDCRFGQRNFLHSAVVSGPTKLQGADLVIPDLRGGFSYLIAALAAQGTSRVHGIDLINRGYENFMEKLVELGAKVELPGKALG, from the coding sequence ATGACCGTCAACGGCAATGATGACGTCCTGCTTGTCCACGGCGGCACCCCGCTGGAGGGCGAGATCCGTGTCCGCGGTGCGAAGAACCTCGTACCGAAGGCCATGGTCGCCGCCCTGTTGGGCAGCGAGCCGAGTCGACTGCGCAACGTGCCGGACATCCGTGACGTGCGGGTCGTACGCGGCCTGCTGCAACTGCACGGGGTGACGGTCCGTCCGGGAGAGGAGCCGGGCGAGCTGGTGATGGACCCCTCCCACGTGGAGAGCGCGAACGTCGCCGACATCGACGCGCACGCGGGTTCGAGCCGCATCCCGATCCTGTTCTGCGGCCCGCTGCTGCACCGCCTCGGTCACGCCTTCATCCCCGGTCTCGGCGGCTGCGACATCGGCGGCCGGCCCATCGACTTCCACTTCGAGGTGCTGCGCCAGTTCGGCGCGACGATCGAGAAGCGGGTCGACGGGCAGTACCTGGAGGCTCCGCAGCGGCTGCGCGGCACGAAGATCCGACTGCCGTACCCGTCCGTCGGCGCGACCGAGCAGGTCCTGCTGACGGCCGTCCTCGCCGAAGGCGTCACCGAGCTCTCGAACGCGGCCGTGGAGCCGGAGATCGAGGACCTCATCTGCGTCCTGCAGAAGATGGGCGCCATCATCGCGATGGACACCGACCGCACGATCCGCGTCACCGGCGTGGACAGTCTCGGCGGCTACGACCACGGCGCCCTGCCGGACCGTCTGGAGGCCGCCTCCTGGGCGTCCGCCGCGCTCGCCACCGAGGGCAACATCTACGTCAAGGGCGCCCAGCAGCGCTCGATGATGACGTTCCTCAACACCTACCGGAAGGTGGGCGGTGCCTTCCGGATCGACGACGGGGGCATCCGCTTCTGGCACCCCGGCGGCCAGTTGAAGTCCATCGCCCTCGAAACGGACGTCCACCCGGGCTTCCAGACGGACTGGCAGCAGCCGCTGGTGGTGGCGCTCACGCAGGCGACCGGCCTGTCCATCATCCACGAGACGGTCTACGAGTCCCGGCTGGGCTTCACGTCCGCGCTCAACCAGATGGGCGCTCACATCCAGCTCTACCGCGAGTGCCTGGGCAGTTCCGACTGCCGCTTCGGCCAGCGCAACTTCCTGCACTCCGCGGTCGTGTCCGGCCCCACCAAGCTCCAGGGCGCCGATCTGGTCATCCCCGACCTGCGCGGCGGCTTCTCGTACCTCATCGCGGCGCTGGCGGCCCAGGGCACGTCCCGCGTCCACGGCATCGACCTCATCAACCGGGGCTACGAGAACTTCATGGAGAAGCTCGTGGAGCTCGGCGCGAAGGTGGAGCTGCCGGGCAAGGCGCTCGGATAG